In Tolypothrix sp. NIES-4075, the following proteins share a genomic window:
- a CDS encoding ArnT family glycosyltransferase produces the protein MQIAQKWLAEKTNQLVLFLLVGGLLFRSFLAFSVYPTFDEAYYYLYSLHLDWSYFDHPFLVALTTGFGPWLTGGVVSQFTIRMGAIICYTGSLLLLYLTSKRLFSAHAANLTLAIATICPIFQVTFGILSLPDSPLMFFWSASLYCAANEFFRQPGNQESCSSNLYVPSYRLAILGILVGLACDSKYHGFVLGVGLIGFCLTSPRYRCVVRSPWAWLGLSLFIITISPIVFWNIQHDWVSFRFQSERAVPKSGYNLLSVVSVFFLGIAYLFPTIGFPLWWVSLRQAVSRTNELFYQKRKDLDASVLLILWVSLPIIFGFTFIGGYRQILPAWTMPGFWGTTLLLGQQAVIWQEKSKRSVRRWLLGSGIAVSSMLLIVLLQITTGIMQKPSQYALMGGFLPPKNDPSTELIDIEQLRRGFAESPVLSAALHNSSFIFTNRYYLGGPIAMSLKPLADTPITCFDIGKDLRGFAFWSKPGQWLGKDALYITTAPFNLRKDLMANYRSYFSSFNEIETIPIRRGGVVINVVYVYQAKTLLKPYPRSYGI, from the coding sequence ATGCAAATAGCTCAGAAATGGCTGGCTGAAAAAACTAATCAGTTAGTGCTTTTTTTACTGGTTGGGGGACTGCTGTTTCGATCCTTCCTTGCTTTTTCGGTTTACCCTACCTTTGATGAAGCTTACTACTATCTTTACAGTCTGCATCTGGACTGGAGCTATTTCGATCATCCATTTCTGGTTGCGCTGACAACTGGTTTTGGTCCTTGGTTGACTGGTGGAGTTGTATCCCAATTTACAATTCGTATGGGAGCTATAATTTGCTACACAGGTAGTTTGCTGCTATTGTATCTGACTAGCAAGAGACTATTTTCTGCTCATGCTGCCAACTTGACTTTGGCGATCGCTACCATTTGTCCAATTTTTCAAGTTACTTTTGGCATCCTCAGTCTACCCGACAGTCCACTGATGTTTTTTTGGTCTGCCAGTTTATATTGTGCGGCTAATGAATTTTTTCGACAGCCTGGGAATCAAGAATCCTGCTCGTCTAATTTATACGTCCCCAGTTACCGTTTAGCAATTCTTGGTATTTTGGTAGGATTAGCCTGCGATAGCAAATATCACGGTTTTGTTTTGGGAGTGGGGCTAATTGGTTTTTGTTTAACGAGTCCACGTTATCGCTGTGTAGTGCGATCGCCTTGGGCATGGTTAGGGTTAAGCTTGTTTATCATCACCATCTCCCCAATTGTATTTTGGAATATCCAGCATGATTGGGTGTCTTTTCGTTTTCAGTCAGAGCGAGCAGTGCCTAAAAGCGGCTACAATCTGCTGAGTGTAGTATCTGTCTTTTTTCTTGGCATAGCCTATTTATTTCCCACCATCGGATTTCCGCTTTGGTGGGTGAGTTTGCGACAAGCAGTGTCTCGAACAAATGAACTTTTTTATCAGAAAAGAAAAGATTTAGACGCTTCGGTGCTATTGATTTTATGGGTGTCCCTACCGATAATTTTCGGCTTTACTTTCATCGGAGGATATCGGCAAATTTTGCCGGCTTGGACGATGCCAGGATTTTGGGGGACAACTTTATTATTAGGACAACAAGCAGTCATTTGGCAGGAGAAATCCAAACGTTCTGTGCGTCGATGGCTTTTAGGTTCGGGAATTGCGGTTAGCAGCATGTTACTTATTGTTCTGCTGCAAATAACAACAGGAATAATGCAAAAGCCTAGTCAATACGCTTTAATGGGAGGATTCTTGCCTCCCAAAAACGACCCCTCTACAGAACTAATTGATATTGAGCAACTGCGACGCGGTTTTGCTGAATCTCCTGTTCTCAGTGCAGCGCTACACAACTCTAGCTTTATATTCACCAATCGCTACTATCTAGGTGGACCGATCGCGATGTCCCTTAAACCTCTAGCTGACACACCGATTACTTGCTTTGATATTGGTAAGGATCTGCGTGGATTTGCTTTTTGGTCAAAACCTGGGCAATGGTTAGGAAAAGACGCGCTGTACATCACTACTGCCCCCTTTAATCTCAGAAAAGATTTAATGGCTAACTATCGAAGTTACTTTAGCAGCTTCAATGAGATTGAAACGATACCGATTCGACGAGGTGGGGTGGTTATCAACGTCGTTTATGTCTATCAAGCTAAGACACTTTTAAAGCCCTATCCCCGCTCTTACGGGATTTGA
- a CDS encoding alpha/beta hydrolase — protein MQFQLLVRNRRKIAFAHKLLCSLSLAFGLGVGMPSTLAAQRVIIRLGPFEQSVAIADLEKYAKTGKLPEKLEILSSVLSPEVQKLLTRRLQVDPAVADKFIADLVRTPEGKQLIASLGVAIPGSTVESLQGTLNIALRQFNGLSALGFLRAYPQSDVTVDATSAIGLAVEFSANRLQSQALGVLLERELAVNNNIPFRATFDPAARGKETVQLQTLTFTDRQRNRIIPVDIYSSRVEAQAPLVVISHGFGANRKFSEYLARHLASHGVTVAAIEHPGSNLTSVNSASASGNLASLMPASEFLDRPKDVTFLLNELAKLNTQPGQLQGKLNTEKVTVIGHSLGGYTALALVGGELDLKDLRQYCQNSLTFGESPGDWLQCTAAPLGDKKIQLKDERVKSAIALNPLVGKLFGKNGLSKITNPVLILSGTEDSLTPALNHQIQPFTQLRGTKYLLTAIGGTHLSISDPAYVGSAATSIVKERRGVETEPLRQLIRGVSLAFTLQLTPEARIYQPFLTSAYAQSFSTPQLPLRLVSELPANIKPWLEFVVK, from the coding sequence ATGCAATTTCAGCTATTGGTAAGAAATCGGCGTAAAATTGCCTTCGCACACAAATTATTGTGTAGTTTGTCTTTAGCTTTCGGTTTGGGTGTGGGGATGCCCTCTACTTTAGCCGCTCAAAGAGTTATTATCCGCTTAGGTCCATTTGAACAGTCAGTAGCGATCGCCGATTTAGAAAAATACGCCAAAACTGGTAAACTACCAGAGAAGCTGGAAATTTTGTCTTCTGTACTTTCCCCCGAAGTGCAAAAATTGCTGACAAGGCGTTTGCAAGTAGATCCGGCTGTAGCAGACAAATTCATCGCTGATTTAGTGCGAACACCAGAAGGCAAACAATTAATTGCATCCTTGGGTGTAGCAATACCGGGTAGTACAGTCGAAAGCTTGCAAGGAACACTTAATATAGCGCTGCGACAATTCAACGGTTTAAGCGCACTTGGTTTTTTACGCGCTTATCCACAATCGGACGTTACCGTAGATGCAACTAGTGCGATCGGTCTAGCAGTTGAATTTAGCGCCAATCGTTTGCAAAGTCAAGCTTTAGGAGTTTTGCTAGAACGAGAATTAGCTGTAAACAATAATATACCGTTTCGGGCAACTTTCGATCCGGCAGCAAGAGGCAAAGAAACAGTTCAACTACAAACACTAACTTTTACCGACAGACAACGAAATAGAATTATTCCTGTAGATATATATTCAAGTCGGGTGGAAGCGCAAGCGCCGTTAGTAGTAATTTCCCACGGTTTTGGCGCAAATCGCAAATTTTCGGAATATTTAGCGCGTCATTTAGCATCTCACGGTGTCACGGTTGCGGCAATTGAACATCCTGGTAGTAACCTGACGTCAGTTAATAGCGCTTCCGCATCTGGTAATTTAGCTTCTTTGATGCCAGCATCAGAATTTCTTGACCGTCCCAAAGATGTTACATTTTTATTGAATGAACTGGCAAAACTAAATACTCAACCAGGACAACTTCAAGGAAAGCTCAATACCGAGAAAGTGACTGTGATAGGTCATTCTTTGGGAGGTTATACAGCTTTGGCTTTGGTGGGGGGAGAATTAGACTTAAAGGATTTACGGCAATATTGTCAAAATTCTCTCACATTTGGGGAATCTCCGGGAGATTGGTTGCAATGTACGGCGGCACCTTTAGGAGATAAGAAAATACAATTAAAAGATGAACGAGTAAAAAGTGCGATCGCACTCAATCCTCTAGTCGGTAAACTATTTGGCAAAAACGGTTTAAGTAAAATTACCAACCCAGTTTTAATCTTAAGCGGCACTGAAGACTCCCTCACCCCAGCCCTGAACCATCAAATACAACCTTTTACTCAACTGCGAGGAACCAAATATCTGCTAACTGCTATTGGTGGTACTCACTTGAGTATTAGCGATCCAGCGTATGTAGGAAGTGCAGCCACCAGCATCGTCAAAGAACGACGTGGTGTAGAAACCGAACCTTTGCGTCAACTAATTCGTGGTGTCAGTTTAGCTTTTACCCTTCAACTTACACCAGAAGCGAGAATTTATCAACCTTTTCTCACATCAGCTTACGCCCAATCTTTTTCTACACCTCAACTGCCGTTACGTCTAGTTTCCGAGTTACCAGCAAATATTAAACCGTGGCTGGAGTTTGTAGTTAAATAA
- a CDS encoding DUF4288 domain-containing protein: MSNGSRAYIAVFISKSSVGNLDTNLYYQECFTLIKASSPEEARQKAVNHANNTVNTSYPNEHGETVTWVVKQITDVTNTLENEFDLHTDAVDLYVRGFEDYKTYQSLFGLSESQ, translated from the coding sequence ATGTCAAATGGTAGCCGTGCTTATATCGCAGTTTTTATTTCTAAAAGTTCAGTAGGAAATCTTGATACCAACCTTTATTATCAGGAATGCTTTACTTTAATTAAAGCATCTTCCCCGGAGGAAGCTAGACAAAAAGCTGTTAACCACGCAAACAATACCGTAAATACGTCCTACCCAAACGAACACGGAGAAACAGTAACCTGGGTTGTAAAACAAATTACTGATGTGACAAACACACTAGAAAACGAATTCGACTTACATACTGATGCTGTAGATTTGTACGTAAGAGGTTTTGAAGATTACAAAACCTATCAAAGTTTGTTTGGTTTGTCAGAAAGTCAATAG
- a CDS encoding SPFH domain-containing protein has translation MEPIVAIVLVLIGYALGSAKLINEGNEALVERLGRYHRKLKPGLNFIVPLVDSIVMEDTTREQILDIKPQKVITKDNVYLEVDGVVNWKIMSMEKSFYKIDDIQISLANLVMVELRANIADRTLSETISSRNQMNQSLLQVLNQVSSEWGVEILRVDIQSITPPESVQKSMAEQQAAQIRKQAAITAAEGEREASIKRAEATKESIRILSDAITSKPETKEILKYLVAQEHVEASHRLGASTNAKIVFLNQGLSEGAFDQMVGDTVASEGNGNTSENGSV, from the coding sequence ATGGAGCCGATTGTTGCTATAGTCTTAGTGCTTATAGGCTATGCGTTAGGGTCTGCCAAACTGATTAATGAAGGCAATGAAGCCTTAGTTGAACGTTTAGGGCGGTATCATCGCAAACTTAAGCCAGGTTTAAACTTTATTGTTCCCTTGGTCGATAGTATTGTGATGGAAGATACTACACGAGAGCAGATTTTAGACATTAAGCCTCAAAAAGTGATCACCAAAGATAACGTTTACCTAGAAGTTGATGGCGTTGTCAACTGGAAGATCATGAGTATGGAGAAAAGCTTTTACAAAATTGATGATATCCAAATATCGCTAGCAAACCTGGTGATGGTTGAACTCCGTGCCAACATTGCCGATAGAACTTTATCGGAAACCATTTCTTCTAGAAATCAGATGAACCAATCGCTGTTGCAGGTTTTGAACCAGGTAAGCTCAGAATGGGGAGTTGAGATTCTTCGGGTAGATATTCAGAGCATTACACCCCCTGAAAGCGTGCAGAAGTCGATGGCAGAACAGCAAGCTGCTCAAATCAGAAAACAAGCAGCTATTACCGCAGCGGAAGGAGAGCGGGAAGCTTCAATTAAGAGAGCAGAAGCAACTAAGGAGTCAATTCGGATACTTTCTGACGCGATAACTTCCAAGCCAGAAACTAAAGAAATCCTTAAGTATCTGGTGGCTCAAGAACACGTGGAAGCTAGCCACAGACTCGGTGCCAGTACCAATGCAAAAATTGTCTTTCTCAATCAGGGGCTATCAGAGGGAGCATTTGACCAGATGGTTGGTGACACTGTAGCTAGTGAAGGTAATGGCAATACCTCTGAGAATGGTTCTGTCTAA
- the folP gene encoding dihydropteroate synthase translates to MPSNLIIRGRCFDWGQRTYLMGVLNVTPDSFSDGGDFNSVAAALIQVKALVAAGADIIDIGGQSTRPGAVQISVAEELERVLSVLQVLRKEMDVPISVDTTRAVVAKASIEAGADIVNDISGGTFDLEMLPTVAQLNVPIILMHIRGNPETMNQLTDYQDLMGEIYAFLERQIAAATAAGIESEKIIIDPGIGFAKNYEQNLEIFYRLRSLTKLNCPILVGPSRKSFIGRILNQPDAKARVWGTAAACSAAIFNGADILRVHDVKEMRDVSLVADALVRHSPHRD, encoded by the coding sequence ATGCCAAGCAATTTGATAATTCGGGGACGCTGTTTCGATTGGGGACAGCGGACTTATCTTATGGGCGTTTTAAATGTGACGCCTGATAGCTTTAGTGATGGTGGCGATTTTAACAGCGTTGCTGCGGCTTTAATACAAGTAAAAGCACTGGTAGCTGCTGGTGCTGACATTATTGATATCGGTGGTCAATCGACTCGACCCGGAGCGGTGCAAATCTCTGTGGCTGAAGAACTTGAGCGGGTGCTGTCGGTGTTGCAAGTACTCAGAAAAGAAATGGACGTGCCAATTTCTGTAGATACAACAAGGGCAGTTGTAGCAAAAGCATCTATAGAAGCTGGGGCGGATATAGTCAATGATATCTCTGGGGGCACGTTTGACTTAGAAATGTTGCCAACAGTTGCTCAATTAAACGTGCCAATTATATTAATGCATATCCGGGGAAACCCAGAGACGATGAATCAACTCACAGATTATCAAGATTTGATGGGGGAGATTTATGCTTTTTTAGAAAGGCAAATTGCAGCGGCAACAGCTGCGGGTATTGAATCTGAGAAAATAATTATCGATCCTGGTATTGGCTTTGCCAAGAACTACGAGCAAAACTTAGAAATATTTTACCGCTTGCGATCGCTCACAAAACTCAACTGCCCTATTTTAGTAGGACCATCCCGTAAAAGTTTCATTGGTCGCATTTTAAATCAACCAGACGCAAAAGCACGAGTTTGGGGAACCGCAGCGGCTTGTTCTGCTGCTATCTTTAATGGAGCAGATATCCTCAGAGTTCACGATGTCAAAGAAATGCGCGATGTATCGCTAGTTGCTGATGCACTTGTGCGACACTCTCCACATCGTGATTAA
- the tpiA gene encoding triose-phosphate isomerase has translation MRKIVIAGNWKMFKTQAESQEFLQGFLPTLQETPQEREVVLCVPFTDLSALSMNLHGSLVQLGAQNVHWEESGAYTGEISAPMLTEIGVRYVIVGHSERRQYFGETDTTVNLRLKAAQKYGLTPILCVGETKEQRDAGETEFLISTQLEKDLVDVDQTNLVIAYEPIWAIGTGDTCETKEANRVIGLIRSQLTNPNVPIQYGGSVKPNNIDEIMAQPEIDGALVGGASLEAAGFARIVNYK, from the coding sequence GTGCGAAAAATAGTTATTGCCGGCAACTGGAAAATGTTCAAAACTCAGGCAGAATCCCAAGAGTTTTTACAAGGATTTCTGCCCACCTTACAAGAAACCCCCCAAGAGCGAGAAGTGGTTTTATGTGTACCCTTCACTGACTTAAGCGCTTTGTCCATGAATCTGCATGGAAGTCTTGTACAGCTAGGAGCGCAAAATGTCCACTGGGAAGAAAGCGGAGCATACACCGGTGAAATTTCCGCTCCCATGCTCACAGAAATTGGTGTGCGTTATGTAATTGTCGGTCATAGCGAACGCCGACAATACTTTGGGGAAACGGATACTACCGTCAACTTGCGTCTCAAAGCGGCTCAAAAGTATGGTCTTACGCCAATTTTGTGTGTAGGTGAAACTAAGGAACAACGAGATGCAGGAGAAACCGAATTTCTGATTAGCACTCAGTTAGAAAAAGACTTGGTGGATGTTGACCAAACTAATTTGGTGATTGCTTACGAACCGATTTGGGCGATCGGCACTGGTGACACTTGCGAAACAAAAGAAGCCAATCGCGTAATTGGTTTAATTCGCAGTCAGTTGACAAATCCCAATGTTCCAATTCAATATGGCGGTTCAGTCAAGCCAAATAATATTGATGAAATTATGGCTCAACCAGAAATTGATGGTGCTTTAGTGGGAGGAGCGAGTTTAGAAGCTGCGGGTTTTGCCCGAATTGTTAACTATAAGTAA
- a CDS encoding phytanoyl-CoA dioxygenase family protein, with translation MTEFERYLFDLQGFLVIENVLNTEEIAALQSLLDRQIALQDKQAKFLRFDSLLSWGKPLRNLLDHPRITPYLSNLLGEKFRLDHDYVHIIRQGIGPIGSHLHGGATPYDPCQYYQFKDGRMYNGLTAVAYELNDVHPGNGGMGCVPGSHKSNLPFPQEWLDLKIPNPCVQAVTVKAGSAIIFTEALTHGTLPWKGKNERRTLFYKYSPHPSAWAKYLYNCDDYPDLSASQRQILSPPGVYP, from the coding sequence ATGACCGAATTTGAACGCTATCTATTTGACTTACAAGGCTTCTTAGTGATTGAGAACGTACTCAATACTGAGGAAATTGCCGCTCTTCAGTCATTGCTAGATCGGCAAATTGCACTTCAAGATAAGCAAGCAAAATTTCTGCGCTTTGATAGTTTACTATCTTGGGGTAAACCTTTGAGAAATTTGCTCGATCATCCGCGAATCACTCCCTACCTATCTAACTTGTTAGGAGAGAAATTTCGCCTAGATCATGACTACGTTCACATCATCCGTCAAGGTATCGGTCCGATTGGCTCTCATTTGCATGGAGGTGCAACTCCCTACGATCCTTGCCAATATTACCAATTCAAAGATGGCAGGATGTACAATGGCTTAACTGCCGTTGCTTACGAACTAAATGACGTGCATCCGGGAAACGGTGGTATGGGATGCGTTCCTGGTAGCCACAAAAGTAATCTACCCTTCCCCCAAGAATGGCTTGATTTAAAAATTCCTAATCCCTGCGTACAAGCGGTTACAGTCAAAGCAGGAAGCGCCATTATATTTACCGAAGCTTTAACTCACGGTACACTTCCTTGGAAAGGAAAAAACGAGCGTCGGACACTTTTTTACAAATATTCACCCCATCCATCAGCTTGGGCAAAATATTTATATAACTGTGACGATTACCCAGACCTGAGTGCATCGCAACGGCAAATACTCAGTCCACCTGGAGTGTATCCTTAA